The region aagtatggatcttttattatatttttgttggtcagtttgtctgcttgacaataccattttgcagcaataaaattgaagtgagataaacaaacagaactgtataattttagataaaacagCTGTTGAccaagtttccttttggggacatcgtttggaattggaaaaaaaattgaagttggaaaaaaggttatacatTGCAGTATATCGGAGAATATTGCAAgttgtttaaaatcgcaattatattgtattgtggcataagtatcgtaaTGATATTGTAtggggaggcgtctggtgattcccaccctatgtgcaactcacaccaaaacaatctagatTGATTAATAGCACTACAGGTAGGAGGGAagtatgtatttttgattttggggtgaactgtccctttaattAGTTTGTACtctgtaaataaaatagaaaactaTCAttgtaaaggaaaacaaaaaagaaaaggtagtGCTGTTTGTTAAATGAACCATAATCTTGCCTTGACTAGTGCCGCCTCATTGTGTCGCCTCAGAGAAGCACCTGCAGATTTGGGCGTGTGACTGCGGTTCTGAGAGTCTCTAAGTCCTTGGGCAGTGCCTCGCTTCGCTCGCACCGTGTATCGGTGGAAGGTCTTGTGCTGAAGGACTTCTTTTCTGTAAAATGAATGCTTTGTGTTGGGCAAGTGCTCACCTGGGTCTCCTTTTACACTTACAATTACAGCCATTATGTGTAATCTAAGGTACTTAAAgcaaaaaagcccaaaacacTGTCCACTCACCCTTGGAATACAGCACCGGCAAAGTGTCCTCCACCTGTCATGAGAATGACCCACACAGTTTTCTGACTTATGGCCTTCAGTGAGGATACCACATCTTGATCATCATCGGACTGAAATATTAAAGGACATAAAattagaataaataaatcaatgtcaacatacacattacacactgtactgtaccTGCTGAGTCTCACCTGTCCCCGCAGAATGCAGCGGAACACTGAAAGGTATTGCCCAACTGAGTTGTGGAAAAACACCTTGCTGGAGGCCCGGCCAGTAAATAAACTGGTTTCAACTGAGCTCTCATTATCAGTGCCGGTGACGTTGCTGCTTGTTCCCCCACTCTCACTATCTGAGTCGTCTTCTTCTGAATCGGACTCTGAGCCTGAGATACTTGACATGTCTCCTGTAAATAAACGAAAATGAATCAACGGTTAAACACTTCAACAGCCCGTCGCTCTTGTTAAGGATTCTCGTTTCCTCACCAGCTCCGGTCTTCCTTTCAAACTCTTCAGCTGTGACTGGTGGCATTCCCGAAATCTTTAGTCTCAAGTTGAAGCGATGCCAGTCAAGCTTGTAGTGCTCAATCTGAAATTTAAAGACAAAGTTTGAAttacttaaattaaaacacatactCATGTACAGATTCAGTACATCAACAGATCTGTTTTGAACTAATAGAGTAGAGTTTGAAGTTGTGTGGTCACCTGTTCCTCACGAGCAGTGAAGAGGCATTTGCAGGCTGAGCACACCATCTTGTCGGACACCTCTCTAACCAGGCTGGACTCTCGCTGTCTGTCATCTTCTGGTGATTTGTTTTCCAACTCTATGAGGAAGGCAACACAAGGCTAGTTTCAAATAGACAGAAAATGATGCTATTTACTACAGAAACAACAGCTACAATTCATTCCTACCGTCTGCGACTGGGGCAGTTGTTACAGCCTGCTTTAAGACGGGGTTCACTTTTCTCAGTCCAACCAAAGCTTCGTCATTTGGGCACAAATGAAAGATGGAGCGGTAGTCGTTTCCAGTCGTCGTTGTCATTTCCTATTTGTACCTCATTAACGTTACCTGCTACGTTAAGACATTACAAAAAGAAACGTACTGTACGTTTTGTTAGGGGTCACAATAATAACtacacttgtttgtttttaacagattAGTCAAACTCTTAGCTAAAACATTACTGTTGTAAACTGGCAATTGCTAAACCACTATTACTGAAAACTACCAGTTATCTTATCTGATGTAATGTgactaacgttaacgttatctGCTCTAAGAACGAGACGTGTAACTTTAGCCATTGCAGTGAAAGTAGTTATTTATTGAAAGGCTGTGCTGTCTGTGCTTTTATGATAGTCCTTCAAGTATAATAGCCACAGTAAGTTAACTTTATAGCAAATAACGTACCATAAAATGATGGCTCGAAAAAATCGTGGTATGAATGCTGCCTTGTGGTGTTTCCCTGGTGTTTCCGCATGACATATCTATTCTACGGAAGCTCGAATGCGTCAAAAACGCGTCAATGAGAAGACTTTCACAGAAAATAGCCCATGATTCCCAATAGCAGTATTGAGATGtgatttaagtacatttactttgtaCTGTACAAATTGGCCGCATTTCTACCGTAaaattattgtactttttacttagTCATGGTGCAGTTAGATTATCAAAGCGAAAAAGTAACATATGCACAATTTATGATTATAGGTCAagataagaataaaaaaaagtaataaaaacaagccATGTTCTGCAAAACGAGTGTCAATCATGTAACACTAATTACAATCCAGTGATAAAAATGTACTCTGAAAAGACCATTCtgtataataatttgttttagttttggtactttaagtattttagtttagttttttttttttaggctaaCACTTTTATaagtgtttatatatatataaacaaatacacacacatacacacgcaatATTGGGTCAATTATTGTGTGAAGCCACTGCAAAATGATCCTTTTAGATAAAGGCTATTCATTTCCTTCTGTATTCAACGCCCTTTTCAATGTTGTTTATTGCATTGTCTAGGGTTAACAGCCAATGTAACAGTTGAACACCACTTGCTTTTTATTGTTAACCAATCTATTATAggtcttctttattttttcacattctACTGCTGAAGTTTGTTTTCACAAGGGTAGACATTTTACACTCCCAAAACCaatatttttccaaaaacaactcCAACAAGGAAAAGGGTAATGCTGCAGGGAAAATCAAAAAGGTTGTCAagtgtaatttaaatttttcaaatatcccccccaaaaaaaatcacataacaatgtttacagaaaatgtgaaaCCAAAGTAGAAATATAGTCtcataaactaaaaaaactaaactacaacTACACTGGATGCATACTGGATGGATTGATTATGACAATGGAAATTGTTGTGCATTGGGCCTACTGAGTGAATGTATTTTGTGCCTCAGGTCCCATATGAAAAATATCAACTTTCAATGGTCCTTACAGCATTTAAGCATATTGCCTGTACTTAGTAAACTTTAAGTAAAAATTGTGTCGTTAtcaaattaaaaactatttttctaCAAAGGGTGTAACCACATTGTGGGCACAGTTATGCTATTTTTGTGCTGCCTTTGATAAGATCAGAGGGGTCAAAAGTTTTCACATTCAGTTCTCAGGGagaagtatagatactagggtttaaaaagacttgtagaagtatcaactcaagctttttacaTAAGTctaaaagtactggtttcaaaactatttaaagtataaaagtataaGCAatgtaagggggaaaaaaatgccaTTGGAGGAAACCACCATAGGGGCCTAAAGTGCACTACCCCACCTCCCCAAAAACTTTTTTCTAAAGGCCATAATGActataatgttaatgttgaaagATTTGGGATGCACCTGTTTCAGCAGCCTTCATGCCCATTAAAAATGGCCGCATTAAAGTACAATGCAAATGCATTAATATGTGTAGCCTACTACTGAGCAGTGACATGTGTTTCACGAGGCGGAAAATCTGACGACTAGTTGCTTCTAAGTATTTTAATGGTACAAAAAGTCAAACCTCGGAGGAATGTTATCAATAGCCTTTTTTTGGAATGCAAATGTACATCCAAGCATAGCTGCAGGAATCTATCAGGGCAAAGGATTCCCTCTATCTGGATGGCGCAACTCAtctgttttgggatttttttgttttgtttttttgaacgATGACAAGCCcgaatgaaaacaagccaaactgaaataggagtaacaaggctatttttaaaatatgagtagaaagtacagacaATTGcgtgaaaatgtaaggagtagaagtaaaaagttggctgtaaaataattacacCAGTAAAGTATACATAGAGACCCAAACATTCTATGTAACaaagtgtttgtattttgttaaataaaaacattttattagatgcaacaatatatgtatatattagacAATTAATTAGGAATATAAAATGCAattctaaaaacaaatctgtaatctacaaaaaaaactgtttaatttttaaaaacattgatttgctTCAATTTCTCTTTGATTTCCCAGTTGGTGCTTGGATCAAAGCTTTTGCTGTTGGCAAAGAAAGGTAGAAAATTAcctaaattaaaagttaaattaaaagtttaCCAGTAtatagacccccccccccccccatgttccCCTTACCAGCTATATCACAAGCCTTTGCCTCTGCCAGATGCTCTTTCACCTCCAGAATTTCAGCAGCGAGGCTTCTTGCCTTGTTTGTGACACGCTCACTCCTTTCCTGCAAATCATTCCTTTCCATTCTTAAAGAGATTGAATATACAGTCAAATCATCATCAGACAAGCAAAAAGTTTGGTTTATGCAGGTTAACTCTCTTGTCTCTTTATGCTTAGCACATTACCCGTCTGCAGAGGCTTGACCATTCAGTTGTTCAGAAAGATGCCTTTCCTCTTGCAGCAGATAACCCAGATGCTGCAACGCGTTAACAACTCCGATTTTGTCCCTCATTAAATCCACTCTCCGGTCAGTTTCTCTGGTACTGCAAATGGGAACAGGActcataaaaaatataaatgaacaaATTCAACACTGAATGATGTGATAGTAATCTATGTAGGGCCTTAAGTACAACTATTGTTTTGCCAACTTAAAGTGAAGCTATCAACTCAGGTTGATCATATAAAAAGGATTTAGATTCACTTCCTTGAAGGGTGAAACAAAACATCCAATAGGCCTACATCTCAGAAATTCTGACTGGGATAAAAGATCCATCTAGGCCACATTGCCTAGCCCTATGGGCCACAGAAACATGACAGAGATTAAAGATAGTGTTTCAGGGACCAGGAAAAGCTTCCTTTTAACATTCATCTAAGAGTATGGATActgaattaatatttaaataaataaaaaaagttgacaaactAACTATAACAGTATAGAAAAATACTTCCCTTTGGCTTACAATGGCGTTTATGAAACTGAGATGGCAACTGTCAATTAGCGCCACAGTcaaatgtgaaatgttaaaCATGAATTCACACATGGACCGATAACCACTTTATGGATAATCACCGTGTGACGTATGCAGAAACGTCACAGGCAGGACAGGTGCTGAAGACCGAAAGTGTTTTACATTCTAATCCTGAGACCAAATTCTCCTCAACTCAAATTAACCAATCCAACGCTACACACGGATTTTGATAAACGGTAACGTTACCACAGAATAAAGTCTTCCTCAGCACGAAGTCTTTTCTGCTGGGCCTCCAACACTTTGAGATTGTTTTCTTGGATGGCATTCTGCAGGTCTTTGACCTGATCCTGTGAGAGGGGTGAACACGTGAAAATAACATACTTCGTTTTCTAACAAAGATGCAATAATACTCACTTTGTCAACATAAATGTAACGTTAAATGTAATTATCCTTGGTCATTCGTAACGTATTGACGTATTTCGTTGTAGCCACCGACATCAAACTTTGCAAATGTAGGCTATGCTTATTATTAATTAACGCTACCTAGGTATGTTAGGTTAGCTTCAAGTTAGCGTCAACCTACCGTAGAATTTCCGTGTTCTGACATAATTGTATGGCCAGAAAAAGCGGCCATGGTATAACGTATACGTACGCGGTGTTTCTTATACGTTCTACCTAGCTTCGAGCTGCCGTACTGCCGTCATCATCTTTACCTCCCTTTAAGTAAAGCACTTCCGAGTGAGTTCCTTAgagcccggatagctcagtcggtagagcatCAGACTTTTAATCTGAGggtccagggttcaagtccctgttcgggcgataatatttttttcttcttttcaaaacatattgaagatgagaatgtgttgttaaCACATGGGTTTTGCGAGTGTTATTTATCATATGAAATTGGAAGACCCGTTCAGTAACTGTTGGTAAACGTAGCTTCAGTAGAAACAAAACACCACTCCAGTTAAATGTATAAGCCTAAAATTGCCCAAAAACCTATGCCAAACATTAaaccatttaatttaaaactagTCATTAAAGTGGAGCTGTTATTACCCACAGTGAAACATCACATTATCCTACTATGGAGTTGTTGTTTATGAATGAATCTAACTAATTTGGGGATTAAACttactgacaaacaaacaacagtaaCTTATAATTTACCTGAGATAATCATGGGTATTATCTCTGGACAGTGATTGGAAACACCTATAAAGCTAGGTGTTTGTCCAGAAAAATGGCAACACTGAAGCCATCAGACTTGGAAAGATGGAGCAGATTATCATCTTGTGCCTGGTTTCTACCTGTCTCTCAGCGGTACATGCTCAGGTAAATATGCATGGGATTGGAGTGGGACTGCAAACAGACTGCACCAGAATTGCAAACAACtttgtctgacttttttttgcagacTTTTTTGTTCAGCCCAAAATGGGGCCCCATTGGCTATAAAGGTAAATGCAATTTGGATTGGATCTAAATGTTAATGTGACACAGCAGTAAAAACGCACACGCTGACTAAAAACTCTCCTTTTTAAGAACGTGAAGAGCATGATGAGACAGCAATGGATGAAATCATTAAAACTAATGAGTTCCAAGGTATATTGCACacaatgtatttgcattttttttgcactttacaCAACATGCTCTAACAAATGAGCTCATGTTGCCATGTCCAGAATAATTTTATTTCCTATGATTTCTGTCTTAGCTTCCCGAATCATAGATGGCACTACCAGTCTCAGAGATGGAGACATTGCTGTTTCTTCTGGAAGGCGCTCTAAAGTCTGCTTTGCCCGTAGCTGCCTCTGGTCTAAGTCAGTGGATGGACATGTCTATGTTGCATACAGGCTCTCACCTGAATACTGtacgttattttatttttctgtgtaaaagTGTAAACAGATGCAATACATTACAGTCTGGTACTATTTTTGATTCACCACCTTTGTATTGGATGATTTATGAattgtctcttctctttccacTCTGTCCAAACAAATGACTAGCTGAAATTGAGACAAAGATGATAAAGAAAGGAATGGAAAGCATAGAGAAAGGTACCTGTGTGCGGTTTGTTCCTCAGACTCACCAGCGAGACTACGTCGACATCCAGCCAAAGTCTGGGTGAGAGCATTTGTTTGGAAAGTTGATCCCTGCagtctttgttttcaaaatgttactcctttgacaaaatggTTTTTTTTACTCGTGTGGAAGAAATGGGAGAGTTTAGTAGcagcagtttttcttttcaaaatataataattataattatagaACATATAATCTAAATGAATAAACCTTCAATTATCATTTAATATTAACTTTCCTCCTCTATGGTTCAGCACTAAAGTCACTCCTTGAAAGTTGTtctaatgagtgtgtgtgtgcgtgtgtgtgtgtgtgtgtgtgtgtgtgtgtgtgtgtgtgtgtgtgtgtgtgtatgtgcgcgtgTGTCGGTGATAATCCAGGTGTTGGTCCTACCTTGGAGCGCGTGGTGGAAGACAGACCGTGTCTCTCCAGAGCCCCGACTGCCTCCGGGTTGGAGTGGTCGCCCATGAATTCATGCATGCCCTAGGCTTTGTGCACGAGCAGTCTCGCTCTGACCGGGACAACTATGTCACCATCATGTGGCCGAACATTTGGAGAGGTAAATTTAAAGGGACAGGAAGGGTGGTGGCATTGGGGAATGAGTTCTCTACAAGTGGAAAATTGAAGAATAATGCATTCTAcaccagtttttttaaactgaggtTTAAAATGCTTAACgttgtgtaaaaaaatacaaatgattaattcgcaaatatttaaagtattttctgaTTTCCATCAGATCGGTTGAGGAACTTTGAGAAATTTAAGACTGACAGTCTGGACCTACCATATGACTATGGCTCAATCATGCACTTTGGGATGTAAGTAATAATTACATGTAGATCAATCAATATATTATAATGTGGCTTATGTCGTATGATATAACATGCATATATGTTTAGGTATGCCTACTCTCAGGATGGGGAGCCAACAATCATTCCTAAGAACAGCCAGAACAGCAAGAACATAAAGCTGGGCCAAGCATCGACTCTAAGCCACATTGACCAGATGAAAATCAATAAACTTTATAAATGTGGTTTGTACCAAACATCCTAACTAACCTCCAGTAATTATTTCAGAGCTAGGAACTGTATTGCAAAATGGGCAAATATAAACCTTGTcaccttttctgtctctttacgCAGGTGGCATGGATGGATACTAACCAAACTGATTAAATgtgaaacagaaatgtaatagCTAATATAATAAACTGATCTAAATTATGGAAACAATTTCAATAAAGATTGATTCAAGCTTTCTATTAGCATTTTCTCTATATTTGTTTAAACAAGACATGTCGCTGAAGGTTGAGAAAATAAGCGggggtgtttgtgttttgtccttATCCGCCCTGTTTATACAGcatgtgtcattttaaaaaaatcagtaaCTGATTACTTGAATGTGAAGAAAACTTGCAGTTTTGGAAGAATTAAAGTAAAGGTCATTTGATCACAGTAAAGGAAAAATAGACGGAAGTGTGTTTTAATCAGAGGTAGACTAAAGAAAATACCttgcttgattaaaaaaaaagcaatttgtggTATGACAAGAATATATCTGTACTTGAAACCATGCACCCTTAACTCAGATACAGCAATATTATAGTATTGTTCTGTCAGTGGCGTAGGCAACATTTCATAAACCGCCCACAGATGGAATTCTTTATTCAATCATTGCCCTTCAAATTTCCcccttgattaaaaaaaaggaataatattTGGAAAAGGATAagggtttgtttttatgtatttacctATGTGAAAAAATAGACAGTTATAAACTGATAGTTTATCGCAAAATCACTGGTTACCAGTACAGTCAGACACAAATTGCTGGTCTGTTGGAGTGGGTGGACAGTTATTCTCCCGATAGCAACTGCTGAGTTGTAGTGCATCCCAAAGCAAAACACATTGAAAGTCTCTTCATTTCTGAAAGTGCTGAATCTTCCATGCGCTAAGTGAAGGTTAGCATCAGGACCACCTGTTACGGATCAGCAGTGGACTTGAGTAAATTACACACGTTGGATGATGAGGGGACTTTAATCATGCTTCCAGATAGAACAGGTGCCCTATCAGTAGAAAGCACTGGAGACGAAGTAGGTATATAGATTCAGGGGAGGTGAGGAGTTCATTTAGCTCTTGCACTGGAAGACTGTGGATGGAAACTGGTTTACCAAGCTGAAACACAAGAATGCATTCGACCATGATCCTTCTGGGTGTCTTGTTTGGCTTGTTGACCCAGGTGTACACTCTACCTGTTAAGGTCAGTACCAAAACAACTTATTTTAGAGCAAAAGACCCTTTTAGTTTTGTCATGCTTTGCAGCCAAATGTATTAATATGCACCCTTGTATTACAGAATTCTACTGGAGTGCATGAGGGAAAAGTGAGATTAAGAAGGACATACTCAGGTAGGCCCTGTAAAAGGTACTCTTACATGCATGTAAATTGTactcttcattttaataataatttggaaATGAGGGAGACTtgcatctgtctttgttttgtgttcagaTGAAATTACAGACCGGGATGAAATGAATGCAATGGATCAAATCCTAGAAATCAATAGCAGTAAGTAAACTGGGAATGATATGAAATTATGCTGATTTAAGTTGTTTTATGTATGggcgtgtgtttttttttttaaataccctGGATTAAGTTAAAGGATTTTTCTCATCAGGGTTGCGAGCTCCCCGAGGACTGTCAATCAGAGATGGAGATATTGCAGCGCCATACATACGGAGTGCAATAACCTGCCCTGGCAATACCTGTCTGTGGCCTAAATCAGTTGATGGATTTGTTTATGTTCCATTCATGATCTCTCCACTATATGGTATGAATCTAAAGATTTAAAGAGGTGTTGCAAATGCATTGGGAGTCCAAATCTTTCTGTTTAACTCAAAGTGTTTCTGGTTGTTGTAGATGACATGGACAGAATCACCATAGAAACTGGGATGCAAGACATTGCCGCTGGAACATGTATTAAATTTGTTCCACGCACTCATGAAGGCAGCTTTCTTGATATTCAGCCAAGATATGGGTGAGCATGACTTTTAAATGTCTTGAAATTCACTGCGGGTGTAGTCTCGCTAGGGCCGCACTaatatggccaaaatgataatcacaattattttggatcaatattgagatcacgattaattatcatgattatttgttaattttaaccaaaacagtttgattgtcacataggctatttataactgctttcacatccatattatgctacactactcttattttgaagttgtttgTTGTATGCCCGTTATCTACTGGACAAAATATCAACGAGGATTTCGGTACCTCATTGCggtgccacttaaatgtctgcgttgctctctgatgctccaaaacagacgttagaggcaacagaaacatcgctgcatgtcacgctagtaaacactaataacacatcacagcaggtaacgttaacgttagctacagtagTAACTGGATTAAAGGCTAAAAtggtaaaatgcaaaaaaaaaaaaaaaaaaaacttaaccgttgtagtgtgactgtatttcactgtagaggattccaacagtGGAACGTACAAAAGTCTGCCACTAAAGCTACGTGCCATGGCTCCAGACTAACTCTGTGTCTTTGTTGCGcctaacttttttatttaggtgCACCAGCACAAAATTTAGGTGCAACCACATTTTTTCTTGCGTCACTGTTAATGCCACAATTTCAAGGTCACCTTTTTTATCACACTCCACAAGAATAAGGTGTAGTTAAtacttttttgaatttgaagcacaattatattgtatgtaaattatatatttttttttaataaaaaatggttTCAAGTGCTTCACTGAGCTGCAAAACTAAGAAATTGAAGCAAAAAAGTAAGTGCTACTGTTTAAAAGTGCGTCCCTGAACTGAGACCTAAATTCCATGGATCAAAGTCTTATagatgaccccccccccccccttgctgtCGCATGCCCCTCGCATGGCCAACACCTGTAATTTAGCCTTCTTCTCTTTTGGCCTTGGCTAAACCAGCTTTCCACACTTCCTAGCATCAAATCCTACAAACTCCTTTACTCCCCACTTTAactgactttaaaatgttatgttttaagTCAGCAGCCACTTTTCACAAGCTCTTGTATTAAGACAGATTGAGattaaaataaaaggcagagacagggttttaaaaaaagatctctgAGAATAACAGACTGATTGAAAGAgatggggagagagggggactgAAGCATGTGCTTCTCATACAGTGATGGCCGACTCATTATGAATAGGTCCAGCACCGGTTGGAAGGCGGGTCAGCGGAGTTACCCACgtaaaatgtctgtatcgtcactgcactgcatttttatgaactatgatattctggccatgggtgaCATCTCTCAACCAGCTCCAGCAGGCTTTGTCTCAGACGCTATTACTCAACAAACTGAAGTCAGTTACagtcaataacttcttctgtgctTTTCGCTGTGGTGGCCACAATGACATGGATTTACcggcggaaacactggtacaaatacaggttggcctctcatgcttaacaacatacagctgtgttaataacaattaaaactgtggacaaatttcagaagtgtggactggcGCTGTCGCCGCTGTGTCTCTGTTGCCGGGGAGCCATGTGTGAGttaatgggggcggggctgcgcggagagtaagaggagcgATACAAACACAggagaaatgggtcatgtaacgcgtgtagaaaaaaacaaaaaaacggaaCATTCTATGAAgggaatgacgcatttaaaatatcgcttgATCATGCAAAGTtagtgggaagccaaaatcgtgattatgattaaaatttgattaattttgcaGCTTtaagtctcacattgccagacctatctccacagcgctgcagaggaggacTCTTATTTGGTGATTTTGCAAAATGTAGTGATGACACGTCATTTCCGGTTTTGTACCCCAAGCTGCTGGTCGTTCCTGGGACAGACTGGAGGAAGCCAGACCCTGTCCCTGCAGACGCCTGGGTGCATGTGGTCAGGAGTG is a window of Etheostoma cragini isolate CJK2018 chromosome 11, CSU_Ecrag_1.0, whole genome shotgun sequence DNA encoding:
- the LOC117953490 gene encoding low choriolytic enzyme encodes the protein MEQIIILCLVSTCLSAVHAQTFLFSPKWGPIGYKEREEHDETAMDEIIKTNEFQASRIIDGTTSLRDGDIAVSSGRRSKVCFARSCLWSKSVDGHVYVAYRLSPEYSEIETKMIKKGMESIEKGTCVRFVPQTHQRDYVDIQPKSGCWSYLGARGGRQTVSLQSPDCLRVGVVAHEFMHALGFVHEQSRSDRDNYVTIMWPNIWRDRLRNFEKFKTDSLDLPYDYGSIMHFGMYAYSQDGEPTIIPKNSQNSKNIKLGQASTLSHIDQMKINKLYKCGGMDGY
- the LOC117953489 gene encoding high choriolytic enzyme 2, with amino-acid sequence MHSTMILLGVLFGLLTQVYTLPVKNSTGVHEGKVRLRRTYSDEITDRDEMNAMDQILEINSRLRAPRGLSIRDGDIAAPYIRSAITCPGNTCLWPKSVDGFVYVPFMISPLYDDMDRITIETGMQDIAAGTCIKFVPRTHEGSFLDIQPRYGCWSFLGQTGGSQTLSLQTPGCMWSGVAAHEFMHALGFVHEQSRSDRDQYVSIVWKNIMPAQIHNFRKQVTNNLNSPYDYNSVMHYGRYAFSEDGGPTIIPRPDPYIPIGQRDGPSNLDLHKINILYNCGVNE